One Succinispira mobilis DSM 6222 genomic window carries:
- a CDS encoding M20 family metallopeptidase produces MSLQLDKYLQELELLVNIDSGSRYPAGVRKVAEFFAEKFTKLGWQVQWLDLGEDVGPALKIVNRPADKYDLLVLGHMDTVFPEGTVAERPFKIVGERAYGPGVIDMKSGLLYAYYLAEQLQTEQLLDTANICLLFNSDEEISSIYSRSIIEETAKKAAHAIVLEPARASGANVYLRKGVGRYKLTFKGLAAHAGVNPQEGASAIHEFAHWCTSLVQLNNPETETTLNVGMITGGSAANVVADYAQAQIDIRIKYYREAEKIQAQLAKLQAQPLDTRVQVEVEGGLTRPPMENTAGNQKLGSIADSVAANLGMKIDWVATGGGSDGSFTSALGVPTLDTFGPVGGLGHGVGEYIDIPSIEPRFELLMGIVKKY; encoded by the coding sequence ATGAGTTTGCAATTAGATAAGTATTTACAAGAGCTAGAGTTGTTGGTTAACATTGATAGTGGCAGTCGCTATCCTGCGGGGGTACGCAAGGTAGCGGAATTTTTTGCGGAAAAATTTACTAAATTAGGTTGGCAAGTGCAATGGTTAGATTTGGGCGAAGACGTAGGGCCGGCCCTGAAAATAGTAAATCGCCCAGCTGACAAATATGACTTGTTGGTCTTGGGGCATATGGATACCGTATTTCCTGAAGGAACAGTAGCGGAACGACCTTTTAAAATTGTTGGTGAACGAGCTTATGGACCAGGTGTAATTGATATGAAAAGTGGCTTACTATATGCTTATTATTTAGCGGAGCAGTTACAAACAGAGCAATTGCTAGATACTGCTAATATTTGTTTGCTGTTTAACAGTGATGAAGAAATTAGCTCCATATATTCTCGCTCCATAATTGAGGAAACGGCTAAAAAGGCAGCACATGCAATTGTATTAGAACCAGCACGGGCGAGTGGGGCTAATGTTTATTTACGCAAAGGGGTAGGACGTTACAAATTAACTTTTAAAGGTTTAGCGGCACATGCAGGTGTAAATCCGCAGGAGGGAGCTAGTGCAATTCATGAATTTGCACACTGGTGTACCAGTTTGGTACAGCTTAACAATCCAGAGACGGAAACAACTTTGAATGTGGGCATGATTACAGGTGGAAGCGCCGCCAATGTAGTAGCTGATTATGCCCAAGCTCAAATTGATATCCGCATAAAATATTATCGGGAAGCGGAAAAAATTCAAGCGCAATTGGCTAAATTACAAGCACAACCGCTAGACACTAGGGTTCAAGTTGAGGTAGAGGGTGGCTTGACTCGTCCGCCAATGGAAAACACCGCAGGAAATCAAAAATTAGGCTCTATAGCGGATTCAGTTGCTGCTAATTTGGGGATGAAAATTGATTGGGTTGCGACTGGTGGTGGTTCAGATGGGAGCTTTACCTCGGCGTTAGGCGTGCCAACTTTAGATACTTTCGGGCCAGTTGGTGGCTTAGGACATGGTGTGGGCGAATATATAGATATTCCTAGTATTGAACCAAGGTTTGAGCTATTAATGGGGATTGTAAAAAAATATTAG
- a CDS encoding TPM domain-containing protein — MKRWLISILLLGQLLCSLVAFAAPQVPTTPTSSFYVQDFAQILTPQTKANINALGEQLQRQTKAQIVVVTIKSLEGNALEDYSLELFRKWQIGDREKNNGVLLLVAVNDRKSRIEVGYGLEGALPDGLTGRIQDEFMLPYFKQNQYDKGINNAYNALAQLVAKEYKIELKDAPVTKPAKANKQLEQPTELPAWAIALLAIGFVGLMIIDQIFLGGFILQLILSILLRGGGRGGGGSSGGGYGGGSGGGGGSSRSW; from the coding sequence ATGAAACGTTGGCTAATCAGTATTTTGTTACTAGGGCAACTTCTATGCTCCTTAGTAGCGTTTGCTGCGCCACAAGTTCCAACAACTCCCACCAGCAGTTTTTATGTACAAGATTTCGCCCAAATTCTGACGCCCCAAACCAAAGCCAATATTAACGCTCTAGGCGAACAGTTACAGCGTCAAACCAAAGCGCAAATCGTAGTTGTTACTATAAAAAGTCTCGAAGGCAATGCCCTCGAAGATTACAGTCTCGAATTATTTCGCAAATGGCAAATTGGCGATCGCGAAAAGAATAACGGGGTCCTACTGCTGGTCGCGGTAAATGATCGCAAATCTCGAATTGAGGTCGGCTATGGCCTCGAAGGAGCTTTACCCGATGGTTTAACAGGCAGAATTCAAGATGAGTTTATGCTGCCGTACTTTAAACAAAACCAGTATGATAAAGGCATTAACAACGCCTATAACGCCTTAGCCCAATTAGTTGCTAAAGAATATAAAATCGAGTTGAAAGATGCCCCAGTAACTAAACCAGCCAAAGCCAACAAGCAACTGGAGCAACCCACTGAATTACCAGCTTGGGCAATTGCGCTTTTGGCAATTGGTTTTGTGGGCCTGATGATTATTGATCAAATATTTTTAGGCGGTTTTATTTTACAACTTATTTTATCCATTCTGTTGCGTGGTGGCGGTCGCGGCGGAGGCGGTTCTAGTGGCGGTGGCTACGGAGGCGGCTCGGGCGGCGGAGGCGGTTCTAGCCGTAGTTGGTAA
- a CDS encoding LemA family protein translates to MNKGLIATIVVIALIAIMGVSGYNSLVSMSENVSGKWSQVENQLQRRNDLIPNLVSTVQGMANQEKDLIKAVTEARAKMMGAQGPAAVSAANGELSSALSRLMVVVENYPQIKSDASFRQLSDELAGTENRIAVARKDYNDSVQVYNSKVKSFPTVIYAGMFGFSSKDYFKVEEAAKAVPKVSFK, encoded by the coding sequence TTGAATAAAGGTTTAATTGCTACAATCGTTGTCATTGCACTAATCGCCATTATGGGCGTTAGTGGTTATAACTCTCTAGTGAGTATGTCAGAAAACGTGAGCGGTAAATGGAGTCAAGTAGAAAACCAATTACAACGCCGCAACGATTTAATTCCTAACTTAGTCTCCACTGTCCAAGGCATGGCTAATCAGGAAAAAGACTTAATTAAAGCCGTAACTGAAGCACGTGCTAAAATGATGGGTGCTCAAGGTCCAGCGGCAGTATCGGCAGCCAATGGTGAGTTAAGCAGTGCTCTTTCTCGCCTAATGGTAGTTGTCGAAAACTATCCCCAAATAAAATCTGATGCTAGTTTCCGTCAATTATCTGATGAGCTAGCAGGAACAGAAAACCGTATAGCTGTTGCTCGTAAAGATTATAATGATAGCGTTCAAGTTTATAATTCTAAAGTAAAATCTTTCCCAACAGTGATCTACGCTGGCATGTTTGGGTTCAGTTCTAAGGATTACTTCAAGGTAGAAGAAGCTGCTAAAGCAGTGCCTAAAGTTTCCTTTAAGTAA
- a CDS encoding beta-class carbonic anhydrase, which yields MNTLEKMLQANDNFVNNLPAEYLHCTDCEHSATISKYPDKQVAIYSCMDTRLVDFLEPALGIARGEAKIIKAAGNTITSAFDNIMRSLIIAVYELGVQEIFIVGHEDCGLANSTSEGLIQKMLARGVHPSAIHLVKDKLEHWVDGFNHPVQNIEETVATVRLNPFIPGDVPIHGLLFCPQSGAIKVIVNGYKHIS from the coding sequence ATGAACACTTTAGAAAAAATGCTCCAAGCAAATGATAATTTTGTAAACAATCTCCCCGCAGAATATTTGCACTGCACTGATTGTGAACATTCCGCTACAATTAGTAAATATCCTGATAAACAAGTGGCCATTTACAGTTGTATGGATACACGTTTAGTAGATTTTCTCGAACCAGCTTTAGGCATTGCCCGTGGCGAAGCAAAAATTATTAAAGCTGCTGGTAACACCATCACTTCGGCTTTCGATAATATCATGCGCAGTTTGATTATCGCCGTTTACGAATTAGGCGTGCAAGAAATTTTTATCGTCGGTCACGAAGACTGCGGTTTGGCCAACAGTACTTCCGAGGGTTTAATTCAAAAAATGTTAGCTCGCGGTGTACATCCAAGTGCTATTCATCTAGTCAAGGACAAGCTAGAACACTGGGTAGACGGCTTTAACCATCCAGTACAAAACATCGAAGAAACTGTCGCTACCGTTCGTCTCAACCCTTTCATTCCTGGCGATGTCCCTATTCACGGGTTATTGTTTTGTCCACAAAGTGGTGCCATCAAAGTTATTGTCAATGGCTATAAGCACATAAGCTAA
- a CDS encoding ribosomal L7Ae/L30e/S12e/Gadd45 family protein: MTGTFIEGMFNMSIDAISKSKNKVVGVKQVLKALERDQAECVFIATDVDERIVEPILFLCKERNISVTREITKQELGKACGIQVGATAVGLLK; the protein is encoded by the coding sequence ATGACGGGAACCTTTATTGAAGGGATGTTTAATATGTCGATTGATGCAATAAGCAAGAGTAAGAACAAGGTAGTTGGCGTAAAACAAGTACTCAAAGCTTTAGAAAGAGACCAAGCGGAGTGCGTTTTCATCGCGACAGATGTTGATGAAAGAATTGTTGAGCCAATTTTATTTTTGTGTAAAGAAAGAAACATTTCGGTAACTCGAGAGATTACCAAACAAGAGCTTGGTAAAGCTTGTGGGATTCAGGTCGGAGCAACTGCAGTCGGGTTGCTAAAATAA
- the rpsL gene encoding 30S ribosomal protein S12, translating into MPTINQLVRKGRTVIEKKSTAPALKNCPQKRGVCTRVYTTTPKKPNSALRKVARVRLTNGIEVTAYIGGIGHNLQEHSVVLIRGGRVKDLPGVRYHIVRGALDTAGVAKRSQGRSKYGAKRAKAAAK; encoded by the coding sequence GTGCCTACTATTAATCAATTAGTACGCAAAGGTAGAACGGTTATTGAGAAAAAGTCTACAGCACCAGCATTGAAAAATTGTCCACAAAAACGTGGCGTTTGTACAAGAGTGTATACAACAACACCTAAAAAACCTAACTCGGCGTTACGTAAAGTTGCCCGTGTTCGTTTAACAAATGGTATTGAAGTAACAGCTTATATCGGTGGTATTGGCCATAACTTGCAAGAGCATAGCGTTGTTCTTATTAGAGGCGGAAGGGTAAAAGACCTTCCAGGGGTACGTTACCATATCGTTCGCGGTGCGTTAGATACTGCAGGCGTTGCGAAACGTAGCCAAGGTCGTTCCAAATACGGTGCAAAACGCGCCAAAGCAGCAGCGAAATAA
- the rpsG gene encoding 30S ribosomal protein S7, which produces MPRKGPVTKRDVLPDPVYNSKLVTRFINKIMVDGKKGVAESIVYDAFDTIHAKTGKDALEVFDTALKNVMPILEVRARRVGGANYQVPVEVRADRKLALGIRWVVNYSRLRGERTMQERVAAELMDAANGTGAAVKKREDTHKMAEANKAFAHYRW; this is translated from the coding sequence ATGCCAAGAAAAGGTCCAGTAACTAAAAGAGACGTGCTTCCAGATCCAGTGTATAACTCGAAACTAGTAACACGTTTTATAAATAAAATTATGGTTGATGGTAAAAAAGGCGTTGCAGAGAGCATTGTATATGATGCATTCGATACTATTCACGCTAAAACTGGTAAAGATGCGTTAGAAGTTTTCGATACAGCTCTTAAAAACGTTATGCCGATCCTTGAAGTTCGCGCTCGTCGCGTAGGTGGTGCAAACTACCAAGTTCCAGTAGAGGTTCGTGCAGACCGTAAATTAGCTCTAGGAATTCGTTGGGTGGTAAACTACTCAAGATTACGTGGCGAAAGAACAATGCAAGAGCGTGTAGCAGCTGAATTAATGGATGCAGCTAATGGTACAGGCGCTGCAGTTAAGAAAAGAGAAGACACGCATAAAATGGCAGAAGCTAATAAAGCATTTGCGCATTATCGCTGGTAA
- the fusA gene encoding elongation factor G yields MARQVPIERTRNIGIMAHIDAGKTTTTERILFYTGKVHKLGEVHDGAATMDWMVQEQERGITITSAATTCQWDGHSINIIDTPGHVDFTVEVERSLRVLDGSVAVFCAKGGVEPQSETVWRQADKYRVPRMAYVNKMDITGADFYNVVDMMKSRLGANAVPIQIPIGFEDTFAGMIDLIEMKAIIYTDDLGKTSEASEIPEDMKDQAELYRQEMLDAVAEADDELMMKYLEGETFTVEEIKAAIRKATIACAMTPVLCGSSYKNKGVQTLLDAVVAYMPAPTDIPAIKGVHPDTGAEDERAADDSLPFSALAFKIMADPFIGKLAFFRVYSGTLSSGSYVFNSTKGRKERVGRILRMHANRREEIDMVCTGDIAAAIGLKDTTTGDTLCDDKSPIILESMVFPDPVISVAVEPKTKADQEKMGIALQRLAEEDPTFRVHTDQETAQTIISGMGELHLEIIVDRLLREFKVGCNVGNPQVAYRETIRKAVDSEGKFVRQSGGRGQYGHCWLKIEPQEPGTGFVFENKVVGGAIPREYINPIEAGVKEAMDNGVSAGYPMVDIKVTVYDGSYHDVDSSEMAFKIAGSMGFRAGCLKASPTILEPYMKVEVTVPESYMGDVIGDLNSRRGRIEGMDSRNGAQVIRAFVPLSEMFGYSTDLRSKTQGRGNYSMEFDHYEEIPRSIAEAIVAKRGVKNSD; encoded by the coding sequence GTGGCTAGACAGGTTCCTATAGAAAGAACAAGAAATATTGGTATAATGGCTCACATTGACGCCGGTAAAACGACGACAACTGAACGTATCCTATTTTACACTGGTAAAGTACATAAACTAGGTGAAGTTCACGATGGTGCGGCTACTATGGACTGGATGGTCCAAGAGCAAGAAAGAGGTATTACAATTACTTCTGCTGCAACTACCTGTCAATGGGATGGCCACTCAATAAATATCATAGATACGCCTGGACACGTTGACTTCACAGTTGAAGTTGAACGGTCTTTGCGGGTACTAGATGGCTCTGTGGCTGTATTCTGTGCTAAAGGTGGCGTTGAGCCTCAATCAGAAACAGTTTGGCGTCAAGCTGATAAATACAGAGTACCACGTATGGCCTATGTAAACAAAATGGATATCACTGGTGCTGACTTCTATAACGTAGTTGACATGATGAAATCTAGATTGGGTGCAAATGCTGTGCCAATCCAAATCCCAATCGGCTTTGAAGATACTTTTGCGGGCATGATCGATTTGATCGAAATGAAAGCAATTATTTACACTGACGATTTAGGTAAAACAAGCGAAGCGTCTGAAATCCCAGAAGATATGAAAGACCAAGCAGAATTATATCGTCAAGAAATGCTTGATGCAGTAGCTGAAGCTGATGACGAATTAATGATGAAATATCTTGAAGGTGAAACATTCACTGTAGAAGAAATCAAAGCTGCGATTCGTAAAGCAACTATTGCTTGCGCGATGACTCCAGTCCTTTGTGGTTCTTCTTATAAAAATAAAGGTGTACAAACATTGCTTGATGCAGTAGTTGCGTATATGCCAGCTCCAACTGACATTCCAGCTATTAAAGGTGTACATCCAGATACTGGTGCTGAAGACGAAAGAGCCGCAGATGACTCGCTTCCATTTTCTGCATTAGCATTTAAAATTATGGCCGATCCATTCATTGGTAAATTAGCGTTCTTCCGGGTATATTCTGGAACACTTTCTTCTGGTTCTTATGTATTTAACTCTACAAAAGGCAGAAAAGAACGTGTAGGTCGTATCCTTCGGATGCATGCTAACCGCCGTGAAGAAATCGACATGGTTTGCACTGGTGATATTGCGGCTGCAATTGGTTTAAAAGATACTACAACTGGTGACACTCTTTGCGATGACAAATCACCAATTATCTTAGAATCAATGGTATTCCCTGATCCAGTTATCTCTGTTGCCGTTGAGCCAAAAACTAAGGCAGACCAAGAAAAAATGGGTATTGCCTTGCAACGTTTGGCCGAGGAAGATCCAACTTTCCGCGTGCATACAGACCAAGAAACAGCACAAACTATCATCTCTGGTATGGGTGAGTTGCATTTAGAAATTATCGTAGATAGATTACTTCGTGAGTTTAAAGTAGGTTGTAACGTGGGTAATCCTCAAGTTGCATACCGCGAAACAATTCGCAAAGCTGTTGATTCGGAAGGTAAATTCGTGCGTCAATCCGGTGGTCGTGGTCAATACGGTCATTGCTGGTTGAAAATCGAACCCCAAGAGCCAGGTACAGGCTTTGTGTTTGAAAACAAGGTTGTTGGTGGTGCAATTCCTCGTGAATACATCAACCCAATCGAAGCTGGTGTTAAAGAAGCTATGGATAACGGTGTATCAGCTGGTTACCCAATGGTTGACATCAAAGTTACTGTATATGATGGTTCTTACCATGATGTCGATTCTTCGGAAATGGCGTTTAAAATTGCGGGTTCAATGGGCTTTAGAGCAGGTTGCTTGAAAGCTAGCCCAACAATTTTAGAACCATACATGAAAGTTGAAGTAACAGTTCCTGAAAGTTATATGGGTGATGTAATCGGTGACTTAAACTCTCGTCGTGGCCGTATCGAAGGTATGGATTCACGCAATGGTGCTCAAGTTATCCGCGCATTTGTACCACTTTCTGAAATGTTTGGTTACTCAACAGACCTTCGTTCTAAAACACAAGGTCGCGGTAACTACTCTATGGAATTTGATCATTATGAAGAAATTCCACGCAGCATTGCAGAAGCAATTGTTGCAAAACGTGGTGTGAAAAACAGCGATTAA
- the tuf gene encoding elongation factor Tu — translation MAKQKFERNKPHVNIGTIGHVDHGKTTLTAAITKTLAKAGGAQFMAYDQIDKAPEERERGITINTSHVEYETANRHYAHVDCPGHADYVKNMITGAAQMDGAILVVSAADGPMPQTREHILLARQVGVPAMVVFLNKADMVDDAELIELVEMEVRELLSAYDFPGDDIPIIVGSALRALEDDEQYVNKILELMAAVDSYIPTPERDTDRPFLMPVEDVFTITGRGTVATGRIERGIVKVGDTIEIVGMQEKPKSTVVTGVEMFRKLLDQAVAGDNVGCLLRGVERKDIERGQVLAKPGSIKPHTKFQAEIYVLTKEEGGRHTPFFQGYRPQFYFRTTDVTGVVTLPEGTEMVMPGDNIQMAVELITPIAIEPGLRFAIREGGRTVGAGVVATID, via the coding sequence ATGGCTAAACAAAAGTTTGAAAGAAACAAACCACATGTTAATATCGGTACAATCGGACACGTTGACCATGGTAAAACAACTCTAACTGCTGCAATCACTAAAACACTTGCAAAAGCAGGCGGAGCTCAATTCATGGCATATGACCAAATAGATAAAGCTCCAGAAGAACGTGAACGTGGTATCACAATCAATACTTCACACGTTGAGTATGAAACTGCTAATCGTCACTATGCACACGTTGACTGCCCAGGCCATGCTGACTATGTTAAAAACATGATCACTGGTGCTGCACAAATGGATGGCGCTATTCTTGTAGTAAGTGCTGCAGATGGCCCAATGCCACAAACTCGTGAACACATTTTGCTTGCTCGTCAAGTAGGTGTTCCTGCGATGGTAGTATTCTTGAACAAAGCTGACATGGTTGATGATGCTGAGTTAATCGAATTAGTAGAAATGGAAGTTCGTGAACTTCTTTCTGCATATGATTTCCCTGGTGATGATATTCCAATCATTGTAGGTTCTGCATTAAGAGCATTAGAAGATGATGAACAATATGTTAACAAAATTCTTGAACTAATGGCTGCTGTAGATTCTTACATCCCAACTCCAGAACGCGATACTGACAGACCATTCTTAATGCCAGTTGAGGACGTTTTCACAATCACTGGTCGTGGTACAGTTGCTACTGGCCGTATCGAACGCGGTATTGTAAAAGTTGGTGATACTATTGAAATCGTTGGTATGCAAGAAAAACCAAAATCAACTGTTGTAACAGGCGTTGAAATGTTCCGTAAACTTCTTGACCAAGCAGTTGCTGGTGACAACGTAGGTTGTCTACTTCGCGGTGTTGAGCGTAAAGATATCGAACGTGGACAAGTTTTAGCAAAACCAGGTTCAATTAAACCACACACTAAATTCCAAGCAGAAATTTATGTTTTAACTAAAGAAGAGGGCGGACGTCACACTCCATTCTTCCAAGGTTACAGACCACAATTCTATTTCCGTACTACTGACGTTACTGGTGTTGTAACTCTTCCAGAAGGTACTGAAATGGTTATGCCTGGCGATAACATTCAAATGGCTGTAGAACTTATCACTCCAATCGCTATTGAACCAGGTCTTCGTTTCGCGATCCGCGAAGGTGGCCGTACAGTAGGCGCTGGCGTTGTAGCTACAATCGACTAA
- the rpsJ gene encoding 30S ribosomal protein S10: MAKQQKVRIRLKAYDHKALDQSAAKIVETAKRTDAKVSGPIPLPTEKNVFTILRSPHVNKDSREQFEMRTHKRLVDILEPTQKTIDALMRLDLPVGVDIEIKL, from the coding sequence ATGGCAAAACAACAAAAGGTAAGAATTCGTTTAAAAGCATATGATCATAAAGCACTTGATCAAAGTGCAGCAAAAATCGTGGAAACTGCGAAACGTACAGACGCGAAGGTGTCTGGTCCTATTCCACTACCTACTGAAAAGAATGTATTTACAATTCTACGTTCTCCACATGTTAACAAAGATTCTCGTGAGCAATTTGAAATGCGCACACATAAAAGATTAGTTGACATTTTGGAACCAACACAGAAGACAATTGATGCGTTAATGCGCTTAGACCTTCCAGTTGGTGTAGATATTGAAATCAAGCTGTAA
- the rplC gene encoding 50S ribosomal protein L3, with amino-acid sequence MTKGILGKKIGMTQIFTAEGNLLPVTVVEAGPCVVLQNKTVENDGYNAVQIGFGAKKEKHLSKPMKGHFEKAGVAPVKFIKELRLATPSEYTVGQEIKVDIFADGELVDATGISRGKGFAGGIKRHNFARGPMTHGSKSHREPGSIGSRMSGPGGKVFKGKKLPGRMGSAQVTVQRLAIVKVDAERNLLLIKGAIPGAKGSFVMVRNTVKPKK; translated from the coding sequence ATGACAAAAGGAATTTTGGGTAAGAAGATAGGCATGACACAAATCTTTACTGCAGAAGGTAACTTATTACCTGTAACAGTAGTAGAAGCTGGTCCATGTGTAGTACTTCAAAACAAAACAGTGGAAAACGATGGTTATAACGCTGTGCAAATCGGTTTTGGTGCGAAAAAAGAAAAACATTTAAGCAAACCAATGAAGGGTCACTTTGAAAAAGCTGGCGTAGCCCCAGTTAAATTCATTAAAGAATTAAGACTAGCTACACCTTCAGAATATACTGTAGGACAAGAAATTAAAGTGGATATCTTTGCTGACGGCGAGCTAGTTGATGCAACTGGTATTTCTCGTGGTAAAGGTTTTGCTGGTGGTATTAAGCGTCATAATTTTGCACGCGGACCAATGACACACGGTTCTAAATCACATCGTGAGCCAGGGTCAATCGGATCTCGTATGTCAGGTCCTGGTGGTAAAGTTTTTAAAGGTAAAAAACTACCTGGACGTATGGGTTCAGCTCAAGTAACTGTACAACGCCTTGCGATTGTAAAAGTAGATGCTGAGCGTAATTTACTACTTATAAAAGGTGCTATCCCAGGTGCTAAAGGCTCTTTTGTAATGGTAAGAAATACGGTGAAACCGAAAAAATAA
- the rplD gene encoding 50S ribosomal protein L4, translating into MPKVEIYNIAGQTTGETIELNEFVFGVEMNEAVVHQAVVMQQAAQRQGTSATKTRAMVRGGGRKPWRQKGTGRARAGSIRSPLWIGGGVAFGPHPRSYAKSMPRKARRLAIRCALSAKLAAGELMIVDGMNFEAPKTKQVVSMMSAFTANKALLITEGMQEMVEKSARNIPGAKALSNQYLNVFDLLYHDKVLVSREAIARIEEVLA; encoded by the coding sequence ATGCCAAAAGTTGAGATATATAATATTGCTGGTCAAACAACCGGCGAAACAATAGAATTAAACGAATTTGTTTTTGGCGTGGAAATGAACGAAGCAGTTGTTCACCAAGCAGTTGTAATGCAACAAGCAGCACAACGCCAAGGAACATCAGCAACAAAAACACGAGCTATGGTTCGTGGTGGCGGTCGTAAACCATGGCGCCAAAAAGGAACAGGACGTGCACGTGCAGGTAGCATCCGCTCTCCATTGTGGATCGGTGGTGGTGTTGCTTTCGGACCACATCCTCGTTCATATGCAAAAAGCATGCCTAGAAAAGCACGCCGTTTAGCAATCCGTTGTGCACTTTCTGCAAAACTTGCAGCTGGTGAATTGATGATTGTTGATGGTATGAATTTCGAAGCACCAAAAACAAAACAAGTTGTAAGCATGATGAGTGCATTCACAGCGAACAAAGCGTTGTTAATCACTGAAGGTATGCAAGAAATGGTAGAGAAATCTGCACGCAATATTCCTGGTGCAAAAGCATTATCAAATCAATATTTAAATGTATTTGATCTTTTATATCATGATAAAGTGTTGGTTTCCCGTGAAGCTATAGCTAGAATAGAGGAGGTGCTTGCGTAA
- the rplW gene encoding 50S ribosomal protein L23, with product MAANPRDVLIRPLITEKTSMMMQENKYAFQVALNANKVEIRQAVEQIFDVKVLSVNTVRVLGKVKRMGRTQGKRSDYKKAIVKLAEGQTIEFFEGM from the coding sequence ATGGCTGCGAATCCTCGTGATGTGTTAATTCGCCCACTAATTACGGAAAAAACTTCTATGATGATGCAAGAAAATAAGTATGCTTTTCAAGTAGCACTTAATGCAAACAAAGTAGAAATCCGTCAAGCAGTTGAGCAAATTTTCGATGTAAAAGTATTATCAGTAAACACAGTGCGTGTACTTGGAAAAGTTAAACGCATGGGCCGTACACAAGGCAAACGTTCTGACTATAAAAAAGCAATCGTAAAGCTTGCTGAAGGTCAAACAATAGAATTTTTTGAAGGTATGTAA
- the rplB gene encoding 50S ribosomal protein L2 produces the protein MAVKSFKPYSPSRRFITVASFDEITTNKPERSLVAPLKSKAGRNQQGKLTVRHQGGGHKRLYRIIDFKRTKDGVPAVVATIEYDPNRSARIALLNYVDGEKRYIIAPNHLKVGDKIVSGADADIKIGNCLPLKNIPVGTMVHNVEMKIGKGGQLGRSAGSSIQLMAKEGDHALLRLPSGELRKVHINCRATIGQVGNLDHENITIGKAGRSRWLGIRPANRGVTMNPCDHPHGGGEGHSPVGRKHPVTPWGKCAYGTRTRRPKASDKLIVKRRTK, from the coding sequence ATGGCTGTTAAAAGTTTTAAACCGTATTCTCCAAGTAGACGTTTTATTACAGTTGCTTCTTTTGATGAGATTACAACTAATAAACCTGAGCGTTCTTTAGTTGCTCCTTTAAAAAGTAAAGCAGGCCGTAATCAGCAAGGTAAACTTACTGTACGTCATCAAGGCGGCGGTCATAAACGTTTATACCGTATAATCGATTTCAAAAGAACAAAAGACGGCGTTCCAGCTGTGGTGGCAACAATTGAGTATGATCCAAACCGTAGTGCGCGAATTGCCCTGCTAAACTATGTAGATGGTGAGAAAAGATATATAATCGCTCCTAACCATTTAAAAGTTGGCGATAAAATAGTAAGTGGTGCTGATGCAGATATCAAAATTGGTAACTGCTTGCCATTAAAAAACATCCCTGTTGGTACAATGGTTCATAACGTAGAAATGAAAATTGGTAAAGGCGGTCAATTGGGTCGTTCAGCTGGTTCTTCAATTCAACTTATGGCTAAAGAAGGGGATCATGCATTGTTAAGATTACCATCTGGCGAATTGCGCAAAGTACATATTAACTGTCGTGCGACAATCGGTCAAGTAGGTAACTTAGATCATGAAAACATTACAATCGGTAAAGCTGGTCGTTCTCGTTGGTTGGGCATTCGTCCTGCTAACCGCGGTGTAACAATGAATCCTTGTGACCATCCACATGGTGGTGGTGAAGGTCATTCACCTGTTGGACGTAAGCATCCAGTTACTCCTTGGGGTAAATGTGCTTATGGTACACGTACACGCAGACCAAAAGCTTCTGATAAGCTAATTGTGAAACGTAGAACAAAATAA
- the rpsS gene encoding 30S ribosomal protein S19, which produces MSRSIKKGPFVQESLLKKIEAMNAADEKKVVKTWSRSSMILPSFVGHTVAVHDGRKHIPVYITEDMVGHKLGEFAVTRTYKGHADKSTGLR; this is translated from the coding sequence GTGTCCAGATCAATAAAAAAAGGACCTTTCGTCCAAGAAAGTCTTCTCAAGAAGATTGAAGCAATGAATGCTGCTGATGAGAAAAAAGTTGTAAAAACTTGGTCTCGTAGCTCAATGATTCTTCCTAGCTTTGTAGGACATACTGTTGCTGTTCATGATGGTCGTAAACACATTCCTGTTTACATCACAGAAGACATGGTAGGCCACAAACTTGGTGAATTTGCAGTTACTCGTACATACAAAGGTCACGCAGATAAATCAACAGGCTTGAGATAA